A genome region from Eurosta solidaginis isolate ZX-2024a chromosome 2, ASM4086904v1, whole genome shotgun sequence includes the following:
- the Wee1 gene encoding wee1-like protein kinase: MLEMEAFRKLQPERKSDADSSQEHIELNSSIEMHSPSPTCLIQPRKLRFASPHENDEPQKRSSPINTRSAAVTSVPISVSPPYRKVRALRLFDTPATPKTILQKSRNHLSAAVDADVARKSEIGERPRSLPLHNRAFENVHQQSANINPFTPDSFLARNKKRCRTQFGRDNLSNQSLQIFLNSEEDYKNDSDANGSVEVIQAPKRLALQDTNISRYQKEFLEISLIGIGEFGLVYQCLNRLDGCIYAIKKSIKPVAGSFFEKRALNEVWAHAVLGKHDNVVRYYSAWAEDNHMLIQNEYCNGGSLQSLIQKRFLVESELKILLLHVAEGLRYIHSNDLVHMDLKSGNIFLTKVPSHKAALTKEYYEDGMDGIYEELSNTECITTYKIGDLGHVTSIKEPHVEEGDCRYLPYEILQDDFSNLLKADIFSLGMTVFEAAGGGPLPKNGPEWQKLRNGEIPNIPTLSPEFNDLIKLMTHPDPEKRPSSTTIFNHPILSSMESKSKSQLNQELTIEKRKNEILLRKLREAKKLLKQYEQNDRGNHTPIATAEQRCLRSYSRKKRTPSCLSSKLDGIRDRNKNVINNLNY; this comes from the exons ATGCTTGAAATGGAAGCATTTCGCAAGCTACAACCAGAAAGGAAAAGCGACGCGGATAGTTCACAAGAACACATTGAATTAAATTCTAGCATCGAGATGCATTCGCCCTCTCCAACATGTCTGATTCAACCGAGAAAGCTAAGATTTGCATCTCCACACGAAAATGATGAGCCACAAAAGCGGTCCAGCCCTATTAATACACGATCTGCAGCGGTAACAAGTGTGCCCATATCAGTTTCACCTCCTTACCGCAAGGTTCGAGCATTAAGGTTATTCGACACCCCCGCCACACCGAAAACGATTTTGCAAAAGTCTAGAAATCATCTTTCTGCAGCGGTGGATGCAGATGTTGCACGTAAGAGCGAAATAGGCGAACGACCACGTTCCCTACCTTTGCATAATCGAGCTTTTGAAAATGTACATCAACAAAGTGCAAATATCAATCCTTTTACACCTGACA gttTTTTGGCGCGCAACAAAAAACGTTGTCGAACACAATTTGGTCGAGACAATTTAAGCAACCAGTCGTTGCAAATCTTTTTGAATAGCGAGGAAGACTATAAAAATGATAGTGATGCAAATGGAAGTGTAGAAGTCATACAAGCACCTAAGAGACTTGCTCTACAAGACACCAACATAAGTCGTTATCAAAaggaatttttagaaatttctttaATTG GGATTGGAGAGTTTGGTTTGGTTTATCAGTGTCTTAACCGATTGGACGGTTGTATATATGCCATTAAAAAGAGCATAAAACCGGTAGCAGGCAGTTTTTTCGA AAAAAGGGCTTTAAACGAAGTGTGGGCACATGCAGTATTGGGCAAACATGATAATGTAGTACGTTATTACTCTGCATGGGCGGAAGATAATCATATGTTAATACAGAATGAATATTGCAATGGTGGCAGCTTACAATCGCTAATACAAAAACGCTTTCTAGTTGAATcggaattgaaaattttgttattaCATGTTGCCGAAGGTCTACGCTATATACATTCCAATGATTTGGTGCACATGGATTTAAAATCTGGTAATATATTCCTCACCAAAGTGCCTTCCCATAAAGCAGCACTTACTAAAGAGTACTATGAAGATGGGATGGATGGAATATATGAGGAGTTAAGTAATACAGAATGTATAACAACTTATAAAATTGGTGATTTGGGACATGTTACATCGATCAAGGAGCCACATGTTGAAGAGGGTGATTGTCGATATTTGCCGTATGAAATACTTCAGGATGATTTTAGTAATCTGCTCAAAGCAGATATATTTTCACTTGGTATGACAGTATTTGAAGCAGCAGGCGGTGGTCCTTTGCCTAAAAATGGGCCAGAATGGCAAAAATTGCGAAATGGCGAAATTCCAAATATTCCGACTTTAAGTCCAGAGTTCAATGATCTAATCAAACTTATGACACATCCTGATCCGGAGAAGCGGCCTTCATCTACAACAATTTTTAATCATCC TATTTTGAGTTCAATGGAATCGAAATCCAAATCACAACTTAATCAGGAGTTAACAATTGAAAAGCGAAAGAATGAAATTTTACTACGAAAATTACGCGAAGCCAAAAAACTGCTCAAACAATATGAACAAAATGATAGAG gtAATCACACACCAATAGCCACAGCCGAACAGCGTTGCTTACGTTCATATTCACGAAAGAAGCGAACACCGTCGTGTCTTAGTTCAAAATTAGATGGAATCCGTGATCGAAACAAaaatgttattaacaatttaaattATTGA